In a single window of the Campylobacter iguaniorum genome:
- a CDS encoding F0F1 ATP synthase subunit C, with the protein MKKVLFLVVALASFAFGADGEQIKAFSVVAAGIGLGVAALGGAIGMGHTAAATILGTARNPGLGGKLLTTMFIALAMIEAQVIYALVIALIALYANPFLG; encoded by the coding sequence ATGAAAAAAGTTCTTTTTCTTGTAGTAGCTTTAGCTAGCTTTGCTTTTGGTGCTGATGGCGAACAAATCAAAGCATTTTCAGTTGTAGCAGCTGGTATCGGTCTTGGTGTTGCAGCTCTTGGTGGTGCTATCGGTATGGGACATACTGCAGCAGCAACTATCCTTGGAACAGCTAGAAACCCAGGTCTTGGCGGTAAGCTTTTAACTACAATGTTTATTGCTCTTGCGATGATCGAAGCACAAGTTATTTATGCACTTGTTATCGCTCTTATCGCACTTTATGCTAACCCATTTTTAGGTTAA
- a CDS encoding permease yields MFEWLVQICNYIVFELFGLDKTTHLVQSLHFFIYDTIKIFILLIVIIYAVTFIRSYFPVEKARDFISKKHKIAAHLLASVFGMLTPFCSCSVVPLFIGFLQARIPLGITFSYLVSAPLNDAVVIALLISIFGYKVAIFYILACLLVAVVSGLIIGALSLEKEVLLDIKPASCGCSNLQTLDLKTRAKEALDYTFFIFKKVYKYVVIGIFIGALIHGYAPAELISKYGGGDVWYAPIIAVLAGIPMYSNAAGILPLIEVLTQKGVLMGTALSFMMAIVALSLPEAMILKRVLSLKLIGIFFWVVGPSIIAIGYIFNIIL; encoded by the coding sequence ATGTTTGAATGGCTGGTTCAAATTTGCAATTACATAGTTTTTGAGCTTTTTGGGCTTGATAAAACCACGCATTTGGTGCAAAGCTTACACTTTTTTATCTATGATACTATCAAAATTTTTATACTTTTGATAGTCATTATATACGCCGTGACATTTATAAGAAGCTACTTTCCAGTAGAAAAAGCAAGGGATTTTATAAGCAAAAAACACAAAATCGCTGCTCACCTTTTAGCCTCTGTTTTTGGTATGCTTACACCGTTTTGCTCGTGTAGTGTAGTGCCGCTTTTTATCGGATTTTTGCAAGCTAGAATCCCACTTGGAATAACGTTTTCTTATCTCGTCTCAGCGCCTTTAAACGACGCTGTAGTCATAGCCTTACTCATTTCAATATTTGGATATAAAGTTGCGATTTTTTATATTTTAGCTTGTCTTTTGGTGGCTGTTGTTTCTGGGCTGATTATAGGGGCTTTGAGCTTAGAAAAAGAGGTTTTGTTAGACATTAAGCCAGCTAGTTGTGGCTGCTCAAATTTACAAACGCTAGATCTAAAAACAAGGGCAAAAGAGGCCTTAGATTATACGTTTTTTATATTTAAAAAAGTCTATAAATACGTCGTGATAGGTATATTTATCGGAGCTTTGATACATGGATATGCTCCAGCTGAGCTTATATCCAAATACGGTGGCGGTGATGTTTGGTATGCTCCTATCATAGCGGTTTTAGCTGGAATTCCTATGTACTCAAACGCAGCAGGAATCTTGCCGCTCATTGAAGTACTTACGCAAAAGGGTGTTTTGATGGGGACTGCTTTGTCATTTATGATGGCGATAGTGGCGCTTAGTTTGCCTGAAGCCATGATTTTGAAGCGAGTTTTGAGCTTGAAGCTCATTGGAATATTTTTTTGGGTTGTTGGTCCAAGTATCATCGCAATAGGTTATATTTTTAATATCATTTTATAA
- a CDS encoding ArsR/SmtB family transcription factor produces the protein MEIFLKSISALNDETRVRILKFLSINGEYCVCNLESAFEMIQSRLSRHLKILKEAGFLRVRRDGRWAYYSIRSPLDEFRQAALKEILSLQADLPDMQNACENEL, from the coding sequence ATGGAAATTTTTTTAAAAAGTATTTCTGCTTTGAATGATGAAACTAGAGTAAGGATTCTTAAATTTTTGAGCATAAATGGCGAGTATTGTGTTTGCAACCTAGAAAGTGCGTTTGAGATGATACAATCTCGCCTTTCAAGGCACTTAAAAATACTCAAAGAAGCTGGATTTTTGCGGGTTAGAAGAGATGGAAGATGGGCGTATTATTCTATAAGATCGCCACTTGATGAGTTTAGGCAGGCTGCTTTAAAAGAGATTTTGAGCTTGCAAGCGGATCTTCCAGATATGCAAAATGCTTGCGAAAATGAGTTATAA
- a CDS encoding TFIIB-type zinc ribbon-containing protein: MKCPVCKDLDLVMSERSGVEIDYCPSCRGVWLDRGELDKILERSATPKEQPREYFNRSNDGYKDERRYDDKRYDNGYHKGYPHKKKESFLSELFDF, from the coding sequence ATGAAATGCCCAGTTTGCAAAGATTTAGATCTAGTGATGAGCGAAAGAAGTGGTGTTGAGATCGATTATTGTCCGAGTTGTAGAGGTGTTTGGCTAGACCGTGGTGAGTTAGATAAAATTTTAGAAAGAAGTGCTACGCCAAAAGAGCAACCAAGAGAGTATTTCAACAGATCAAATGACGGTTATAAAGATGAGCGTAGATATGATGATAAAAGATACGATAATGGATATCATAAAGGCTATCCGCATAAGAAAAAAGAGAGCTTTTTATCTGAATTATTTGATTTTTAG
- a CDS encoding arsenic transporter — translation MKMAFAIFFTTLFFIIFQPFGIKVGFSAVAGAVVAFISGCVSLEDIFSVWDMVWDATLTLVGIIILSLSLDEIGFFEWCAIKFAKLSRGKTMVMFVSTMIFGALVSAFFANDGAVLILTPILLAKVKALKMGAKEIFAFVMAGGFISDFASLPFVFSNLTNILSVNFFSIGFGQYFGAMIMPFCVSVVASILVLWLVFRKSLSKNVDLSLLPNENKIIKNRALFAFSWVFLALLFLAYFLSDHFGVPISIFALGGGLLFLMIANLSKCVNSLKIMRAAPWGIVWFSLGLYVVVYGLKNANLAVWISEILSNLAQYGELASVLGTGFISAFLSAFMNNLPTVMIMNISLENLGSQMMIYANIIGSNLGPKMTPFGSLATLLWIYVLSKKGVKISFWQYTKFGLIVTPPVLLATLFALFL, via the coding sequence ATTAAAATGGCATTTGCGATATTTTTTACAACTTTGTTTTTTATCATCTTTCAGCCTTTTGGGATAAAAGTCGGCTTTAGCGCTGTAGCTGGAGCGGTGGTGGCTTTTATCAGTGGATGTGTGAGCTTGGAAGATATTTTTAGCGTTTGGGATATGGTGTGGGATGCGACGCTGACGCTTGTGGGGATTATTATTTTGTCTTTGAGCCTTGATGAAATCGGCTTTTTTGAGTGGTGTGCTATCAAATTTGCCAAGCTCTCAAGGGGCAAAACCATGGTGATGTTTGTTTCGACTATGATTTTTGGGGCTTTGGTGTCGGCGTTTTTTGCCAATGATGGAGCTGTGCTTATCCTCACGCCAATACTTTTAGCCAAAGTCAAAGCCCTAAAAATGGGCGCAAAAGAGATTTTTGCCTTTGTGATGGCTGGTGGATTTATCAGCGATTTTGCCTCTTTACCTTTTGTCTTTTCAAATCTTACAAATATCTTGAGTGTGAATTTTTTTAGTATAGGATTTGGACAGTATTTTGGGGCGATGATAATGCCATTTTGTGTGAGCGTGGTGGCTTCTATCTTGGTTTTGTGGCTTGTTTTTAGAAAGAGTTTGTCTAAAAATGTGGATTTGTCACTTCTTCCAAATGAGAATAAAATCATCAAAAATAGGGCTTTGTTTGCGTTTTCGTGGGTGTTTTTGGCATTGTTATTTTTGGCGTATTTTTTGAGCGATCATTTTGGTGTGCCAATTAGCATTTTTGCTCTTGGTGGAGGGCTTTTGTTTTTGATGATTGCAAACTTATCAAAATGCGTAAATTCGCTTAAAATTATGAGAGCTGCGCCTTGGGGAATAGTTTGGTTTAGCCTTGGGCTTTATGTCGTGGTGTATGGGCTGAAAAATGCGAATTTGGCTGTTTGGATAAGTGAAATTTTGTCAAATTTAGCCCAGTACGGTGAGCTTGCAAGCGTGCTTGGAACGGGCTTTATATCGGCTTTTTTGAGTGCATTTATGAACAACTTGCCAACGGTGATGATAATGAATATTTCACTTGAAAACTTAGGTAGCCAGATGATGATATATGCCAACATAATCGGCTCAAATTTAGGTCCAAAAATGACGCCATTTGGCTCACTTGCTACGCTTTTGTGGATATATGTGCTATCCAAAAAGGGTGTGAAAATCAGCTTTTGGCAATACACTAAATTTGGTCTGATAGTCACACCGCCAGTGCTTTTGGCGACTTTATTTGCTCTATTTTTGTAA
- a CDS encoding AraC family transcriptional regulator gives MIKNKVVKNIANAILIFLLNLKANYTLKIYQKIVKYKKIFEVKMDYKKELINLISSQKLPLNEDLDADSGVKFYMQNTTSEFCSTLYQPSFCVVLQGAKTLFFNKKYLHYDSDSYLISTTYIPAKIKIEQPAPNTPYMGFVVKFTLEQIYEIIKEIDDDRIYNRKNVKDGFCISPLKDDMLEPIYRLAKSIASGTYSKFIENLIIKEIIYMLLQTNGDLLKEYVLEGNLANQVIKVIEHIKLNCFENINIKELSRKIGISESSLYQNFKKITSLSPIQYQKMLRLEEAKSMLTYTNEGIGDIAFKVGYESPSQFSREYARMFGVQPKIHANILKQE, from the coding sequence ATGATAAAAAACAAAGTTGTAAAAAATATCGCAAATGCCATTTTAATCTTTTTATTAAATTTAAAAGCAAATTATACTCTAAAAATTTATCAAAAAATAGTAAAATACAAAAAAATATTTGAGGTAAAAATGGACTACAAAAAAGAACTAATAAACTTAATATCGAGCCAAAAACTCCCTTTAAATGAGGATTTAGACGCAGATAGCGGAGTGAAGTTTTATATGCAAAATACCACTAGCGAGTTTTGCTCTACTTTGTATCAACCAAGTTTTTGCGTGGTTTTACAAGGTGCTAAAACTCTATTTTTTAACAAAAAATATCTTCACTACGACAGCGATTCATACCTGATTTCTACTACATACATTCCAGCAAAAATAAAAATAGAACAACCAGCTCCAAACACGCCGTATATGGGATTTGTGGTTAAATTTACCTTAGAACAAATTTATGAAATCATCAAAGAAATAGACGATGATAGGATTTATAATAGAAAAAATGTCAAAGACGGCTTTTGCATCAGTCCATTAAAAGATGATATGCTTGAGCCAATCTACAGACTGGCAAAATCCATAGCCAGTGGCACTTACAGCAAATTTATAGAAAATTTAATCATAAAAGAGATTATTTACATGCTCTTGCAGACAAACGGCGACTTGCTAAAAGAGTATGTTTTGGAAGGCAATTTAGCAAATCAAGTCATCAAAGTCATAGAGCATATCAAACTAAATTGCTTTGAAAATATAAATATAAAAGAACTGTCAAGAAAAATAGGCATAAGTGAGTCATCTTTGTATCAAAACTTCAAAAAAATAACCTCTCTAAGCCCAATCCAATACCAAAAAATGCTTCGCCTTGAAGAGGCAAAAAGTATGCTGACTTATACAAATGAAGGCATCGGAGATATCGCATTTAAAGTAGGATATGAAAGTCCATCGCAGTTTAGCAGAGAGTATGCAAGAATGTTTGGCGTCCAGCCAAAAATACACGCAAATATATTAAAACAAGAGTAA
- a CDS encoding iron-containing alcohol dehydrogenase: MQNFSFYNPVQIEFGKDKENHIGEYIAKFGVKKVLLMYGSERIKKDGLFDKVVASLAKNGVEFVQCGGVVSNPVLSKVYEAINLAKSSNVDGVLAVGGGSVLDSSKTIAAGARYDGDVWDFFIGKASPKDALPLFDIITLAATGSEMNDGAVVTNEQTKQKYAFSSPLVFPKVSVINPELMKSISKDYLVYSASDIIAHSIEGYFTASSHPELISKYIEANITTIIKTTEILLKNPDDYEARAEFAWAATNALNGTTYVGVENFSYPNHMIEHSISALYNVAHGAGLSVVMPAWMQWYKSKNEARFSRFAKEIFGKNSADEGIKALKDWFEKIGTPTKLRDFNLNKSSIDEITKVALEHAKAFGLADIYTKEVLEEILNLAY; the protein is encoded by the coding sequence ATGCAAAATTTTTCATTTTATAACCCAGTTCAAATAGAATTTGGCAAAGACAAAGAAAACCATATAGGCGAATATATAGCCAAATTTGGCGTAAAAAAAGTCTTGCTAATGTATGGCAGCGAACGTATAAAAAAAGACGGGCTTTTTGATAAAGTAGTTGCAAGCTTAGCTAAAAATGGAGTTGAGTTTGTACAGTGTGGCGGAGTGGTCAGCAATCCAGTGCTTTCAAAAGTCTATGAAGCCATAAATTTAGCCAAATCCAGCAACGTAGACGGCGTCCTAGCAGTGGGTGGCGGCTCAGTGCTTGATAGCTCAAAAACCATAGCAGCTGGAGCGAGATATGATGGCGATGTTTGGGATTTTTTCATAGGAAAAGCAAGCCCAAAAGACGCTTTACCACTCTTTGATATCATCACTTTAGCAGCCACTGGTAGTGAGATGAATGACGGCGCAGTCGTGACAAATGAGCAAACAAAACAAAAATACGCCTTTAGCTCGCCACTAGTCTTCCCAAAAGTCTCAGTGATAAATCCAGAGCTCATGAAATCAATATCAAAAGATTATCTTGTATATTCGGCTTCTGATATCATCGCTCACAGCATTGAGGGATATTTCACTGCTTCAAGTCACCCAGAGCTTATCAGCAAATACATAGAGGCAAATATCACAACTATCATCAAAACAACTGAGATTTTGCTAAAAAATCCAGATGATTATGAAGCCAGAGCTGAGTTTGCTTGGGCTGCGACAAATGCACTCAATGGCACGACTTATGTCGGAGTTGAGAATTTCAGCTACCCAAATCACATGATAGAGCATTCGATTTCTGCCCTTTATAACGTGGCTCATGGCGCAGGACTTTCAGTCGTTATGCCAGCATGGATGCAATGGTACAAAAGCAAAAACGAAGCTAGATTCAGTAGATTTGCGAAAGAAATCTTTGGCAAAAATAGTGCTGATGAGGGCATTAAAGCTCTAAAAGATTGGTTTGAAAAGATAGGAACTCCAACAAAACTAAGAGATTTCAATCTAAATAAATCAAGCATAGATGAGATCACAAAAGTAGCACTTGAACATGCAAAAGCCTTTGGCTTAGCTGATATCTACACAAAAGAAGTGCTTGAAGAGATACTAAATCTAGCCTACTAA
- a CDS encoding sodium-dependent transporter produces the protein MTEKFTKIGFVLAMAGSAVGLGNAWKFPTMVGNNGGSAFILLYILLTLGIAVVAFLAELAIGRLGETDIVGSMHKLAPKHKKQWSIAGFFMIGAVLIASFYMIVIGWILKYIYLSFGSLPADTASAGAAFGNLVTNDFVSVLVCFSIVFAIVFYVVSKGIKSGIERLNLWMMPSLFVLLVLLLLYAMFASGRFVEALEFIFIPDFSKLLNPALILQALGLAFFSMSMGVGTVTTYAASLPDGTNLIKSTFSIVFINILIGIMMGLVVFSFIPIVDGQPASEGAGLIFVSLASLFAQMGLVGNVLAVAFFVSLLFAGITSAVSMIEPFALYLINKFNFTRKGAIACIGVFVYMLGLFCILSYYGATSEAFSLSQSVFGTQKPVPFFDVLDFATSNIIMPLGALTFSIFVGWIIKKDGLYILFSGFMSKVWFEIWYFALRFIIPIAIIAIGAYQLYDKLS, from the coding sequence ATGACAGAAAAATTTACGAAAATAGGCTTTGTTCTAGCTATGGCAGGAAGCGCTGTGGGGCTAGGAAATGCTTGGAAATTTCCAACAATGGTCGGAAATAACGGCGGGTCAGCTTTTATATTGCTATATATACTACTAACTTTAGGAATCGCAGTAGTTGCGTTTTTGGCTGAGCTTGCTATAGGAAGACTAGGTGAAACCGATATAGTAGGCTCTATGCACAAACTAGCTCCAAAGCACAAAAAACAGTGGTCTATAGCTGGATTTTTCATGATAGGCGCTGTGCTTATAGCATCGTTTTATATGATAGTTATCGGATGGATTTTAAAGTATATTTATCTAAGCTTTGGATCACTTCCTGCAGACACTGCGAGCGCTGGAGCTGCATTTGGCAATCTAGTAACAAACGATTTTGTAAGCGTTCTTGTATGCTTTAGTATAGTTTTTGCTATAGTTTTTTATGTAGTTTCAAAAGGTATTAAAAGTGGCATAGAAAGACTAAATTTGTGGATGATGCCATCGCTTTTTGTATTGCTTGTTTTACTACTTTTATACGCTATGTTTGCAAGTGGTAGATTTGTAGAAGCTTTGGAGTTTATATTTATCCCTGATTTTAGTAAGCTTTTAAACCCTGCTTTGATACTTCAAGCTCTTGGGCTTGCGTTTTTCTCTATGTCAATGGGCGTGGGTACGGTTACGACTTACGCAGCAAGCTTGCCAGATGGAACAAATTTAATTAAATCAACATTTTCAATCGTATTTATAAACATCTTAATTGGTATCATGATGGGATTAGTTGTATTTTCGTTTATACCTATAGTAGATGGTCAGCCAGCTAGTGAGGGCGCTGGACTTATATTTGTCAGTCTTGCTTCACTATTTGCTCAAATGGGGCTTGTAGGAAATGTCTTAGCTGTTGCATTTTTTGTTTCACTACTTTTTGCAGGAATTACCTCAGCAGTATCTATGATAGAGCCATTTGCATTGTATCTTATCAACAAATTTAACTTCACAAGAAAAGGTGCTATAGCTTGTATAGGCGTATTTGTTTATATGCTTGGACTGTTTTGTATACTCTCTTATTATGGTGCTACTAGTGAAGCATTTTCTCTATCTCAAAGCGTATTTGGCACTCAAAAACCAGTTCCGTTTTTTGATGTTTTAGACTTTGCTACATCAAATATCATCATGCCTCTTGGAGCTCTTACATTTAGTATTTTTGTCGGTTGGATTATCAAAAAAGATGGACTTTATATATTGTTTAGTGGATTTATGAGTAAGGTGTGGTTTGAAATTTGGTATTTTGCACTTAGATTTATCATACCAATTGCGATTATAGCAATTGGTGCATACCAACTTTATGACAAACTTAGTTAA
- a CDS encoding biotin/lipoyl-containing protein, translating into MAKKFIDVMDTTFRDGFQSVFGARVLMDDFLPAVSAAKEAGINHFEFGGGARFQSLYFYLNEDAFTMMDKFREVAGADANLQTLARGVNTVTLDTGSRELVDLHAKLFAKHSTNTIRNFDALNDVKNLQYSGERIVHHGLKHEVVVTMMDLPPNCFGAHDAAFYEKSLRDILDSGIKFHSVCFKDASGTSSPQKVYETIKMARRLLGDSVHLRLHTHETAGVSVACYLAALEAGADGIDLAASPVSGGTSQPDILTMLHAVKGKNFDLGGLDVEKILKYEEVLKDCLKDYFMPPEATQVSPLIPFSPMPGGALTANTQMMRDNNILDKFPAVIKAMREVVEKGGFGTSVTPVSQFYFQQAFNNVMFGPWKKIAEGYGKMVLGYFGKTPVEPNRDIVALASEQLGLEPTKESAIDIADRDESKSLAYTKAILEKEGIEQSEENIFIAAACKEKGIVYLKGEGKVMVRKLSDMPAPATKKDAKDVNKYSVVVNGNKYNVEVSDGFDNFAIKSVTPANTPKKEAESSKKEEKEPVQSSGGSNEIVSPMTAGVFKIQVKVGDTVGKGQSVIILEAMKMEIPVESPSAGVVEEILVSQGQSVEDGQLLVKLK; encoded by the coding sequence ATGGCAAAGAAATTTATTGATGTGATGGATACCACATTCCGTGATGGTTTCCAGTCTGTCTTTGGTGCAAGAGTTCTTATGGATGACTTCTTGCCAGCAGTAAGCGCGGCAAAAGAAGCCGGAATCAACCACTTTGAATTTGGCGGTGGAGCTAGATTTCAAAGCCTATACTTCTATCTAAATGAAGACGCATTTACAATGATGGATAAATTTAGAGAAGTCGCTGGAGCTGATGCAAATCTCCAAACTTTAGCACGTGGGGTAAATACTGTTACTCTTGATACTGGAAGTCGTGAGCTAGTAGATCTTCACGCAAAACTTTTTGCAAAACACAGCACAAATACAATCAGAAACTTTGATGCTCTAAACGATGTCAAAAACTTGCAATATAGCGGTGAAAGAATAGTTCATCATGGGCTTAAACACGAAGTAGTCGTGACTATGATGGATCTTCCGCCAAACTGCTTTGGTGCTCATGACGCTGCATTTTATGAAAAAAGCTTAAGAGATATACTTGATAGCGGTATTAAATTCCACAGCGTCTGCTTCAAAGATGCAAGTGGCACAAGCAGCCCACAAAAAGTCTATGAAACTATAAAAATGGCTAGAAGACTTCTAGGGGATAGCGTTCATTTAAGACTTCACACTCATGAAACTGCTGGTGTTAGCGTGGCTTGTTACCTTGCAGCTCTTGAGGCTGGTGCTGATGGAATCGACCTTGCTGCAAGTCCAGTAAGCGGCGGCACAAGCCAACCAGATATCCTTACTATGCTCCACGCTGTAAAAGGCAAAAACTTTGACCTTGGCGGTCTTGATGTAGAAAAAATCCTAAAATATGAAGAGGTTTTAAAAGACTGCTTGAAAGATTATTTTATGCCACCAGAAGCTACACAAGTTAGCCCACTTATACCATTTTCTCCTATGCCAGGAGGCGCTCTGACTGCAAATACTCAAATGATGAGAGACAATAACATCTTAGATAAATTCCCAGCAGTTATAAAAGCTATGAGAGAAGTAGTAGAAAAAGGTGGATTTGGCACAAGCGTAACTCCAGTTAGCCAATTTTACTTCCAACAAGCATTTAACAACGTAATGTTTGGACCGTGGAAGAAGATAGCTGAAGGATATGGCAAAATGGTACTTGGATACTTTGGCAAAACCCCAGTCGAGCCAAATAGAGATATAGTAGCGCTTGCTAGCGAACAGCTTGGTCTAGAGCCTACTAAAGAAAGCGCGATAGACATAGCTGACCGTGACGAGAGCAAATCACTTGCATATACAAAAGCCATACTTGAAAAAGAAGGCATCGAGCAAAGTGAAGAAAACATCTTTATAGCAGCAGCTTGCAAAGAAAAAGGCATCGTATATCTCAAAGGCGAAGGCAAGGTCATGGTAAGAAAACTTAGCGATATGCCAGCTCCTGCAACTAAAAAAGATGCAAAAGACGTCAACAAATACAGCGTCGTAGTCAATGGCAACAAATACAATGTAGAAGTAAGCGATGGTTTTGATAACTTTGCTATCAAGTCTGTCACTCCTGCAAACACTCCAAAAAAAGAGGCAGAGTCTAGCAAAAAAGAGGAGAAAGAACCAGTTCAAAGCAGTGGCGGCTCAAATGAAATAGTCTCTCCTATGACAGCTGGAGTATTTAAAATCCAAGTAAAAGTCGGCGATACAGTTGGCAAAGGTCAATCAGTAATAATACTTGAAGCTATGAAAATGGAAATTCCAGTAGAATCTCCAAGCGCTGGCGTTGTTGAAGAGATTTTAGTATCTCAAGGTCAGTCTGTAGAAGACGGTCAACTTTTAGTAAAATTAAAATAA